Proteins from a genomic interval of Phlebotomus papatasi isolate M1 chromosome 3, Ppap_2.1, whole genome shotgun sequence:
- the LOC129805330 gene encoding potassium voltage-gated channel protein Shaw-like isoform X2: protein MDGENRIILNVGGIRYETYKATLKKIPATRLSRLTEALANYDPVLNEYFFDRHPGVFAQILNYYRTGKLHYPTDVCGPLFEEELEFWGLDSNQVEPCCWSTYSIHRDTQTTLAIIDKLDLDNEKPTEEQIARLFGFEEALARGELNCWQKLKPKIWALFDEPSSSMGAKVKPNNVVACISVFFICTSVIVFCLKTHPGFRVESLPVDFIVANSTTELANTTVAYHEETTTASTMRPASQASFGTTNYGRWKRPSMVKDGWQDTYGQPHLAFFYVELVCNLWFIIELAIRLVVSPNLFQFIKSPVNIIDLAATLSFYTDVVQQMGEQPGLLEAFSIIRILRLFKLTRHSPGLRILIHTFKASAKELTLLVFFLVLGIVVFASLVYYAEKLQDNPDNQFKSIPLGLWWAIVTMTTVGYGDIVPKTYVGMFVGALCALAGVLTIALPVPVIVSNFSMFYSHTQARSKLPKQRQRVIPVEQPRRKRETEVSTIRHNVNSSLKNSQHPPNAHLNNFKDAFGTAKIVISPSVDNKSRPVRKDDSTQETDNHRDTKYRLDYF, encoded by the exons ATGGATGGTGAAAATCGCATAATTCTCAATGTGGGTGGTATCAG ATACGAAACGTACAAAGCTACACTGAAGAAAATTCCAGCAACGAGGCTCTCCAGATTGACAGAAGCCCTGGCAAATTATGATCCCGTCCTCAACGAGTATTTTTTCGACCGACATCCGGGCGTTTTTGCACAGATTCTCAATTACTACAG AACTGGAAAACTTCATTATCCGACTGATGTGTGTGGACCACTTTTCGAGGAGGAGCTGGAGTTCTGGGGTCTGGACTCAAATCAGGTGGAACCGTGCTGCTGGTCCACCTACAGCATCCACCGTGACACGCAAACTACTCTGGCGATTATCGACAAGTTGGACTTAGACAACGAAAAACCCACAGAAGAGCAGATAGCTAGGCTGTTTGGCTTCGAGGAGGCGCTGGCACGTGGTGAATTGAACTGCTGGCAGAAGTTGAAACCCAAAATTTGGGCTCTGTTTGATGAACCGTCGAGTTCCATGGGCGCGAAAGTAAAGCCCAATAAT GTTGTGGCATGtatttcggtgtttttcatatGTACATCCGTCATTGTGTTCTGCCTGAAAACACATCCGGGCTTTAGAGTGGAGTCACTTCCTGTGGACTTCATTGTGGCCAATAGCACAACTGAATTGGCCAATACAACTGTGGCATATCATGAAGAAACAACGACTGCATCAACAATGAGACCAGCATCTCAGGCTAGCTTTGGAACAACGAATTATGGACGCTGGAAGAGACCCAGCATGGTGAAAGACGGATGGCAAGATACTTACGGTCAACCCCATTTGGCATTTTTCTATGTGGAGCTGGTGTGCAATCTGTGGTTCATTATTGAATTGGCCATTCGATTGGTG gtTTCGCCAAATCTCTTTCAATTCATCAAATCTCCTGTGAATATTATCGATCTGGCTGCCACACTCAGCTTCTACACGGATGTTGTTCAGCAGATGGGCGAACAACCAGGTCTCCTGGAGGCTTTTTCCATCATCCGAATTCTACGACTCTTCAAACTCACACGGCACTCACCTGGCCTGCGGATCCTTATTCACACCTTTAAGGCCTCTGCCAAGGAGCTCACACTCCTAGTCTTCTTTCTAGTTCTCGGAATCGTGGTGTTTGCTAGTCTTGTCTACTACGCTGAGAAATTGCAA GATAATCCGGATAATCAATTCAAGAGCATTCCTCTCGGTCTATGGTGGGCCATAGTGACCATGACCACTGTGGGCTATGGTGATATTGTACCCAAGACGTACGTGGGAATGTTTGTGGGTGCTCTATGTGCTCTGGCCGGTGTATTGACCATAGCTCTTCCCGTTCCCGTCATTGTTAGCAATTTCTCCATGTTCTACTCTCATACTCAG GCACGATCTAAATTGCCAAAGCAGCGTCAGCGCGTTATTCCTGTGGAACAACCCAGGCGCAAGAGGGAGACTGAAGTTTCAACGATACGACACAATGTCAACAGTAGTCTGAAGAACAGTCAACATCCGCCGAATGCCCACCTcaacaatttcaaagatgccttTGGTACGGCTAAAATTG TAATTTCACCCTCTGTCGATAACAAGTCTCGCCCGGTGAGAAAGGATGATTCCACCCAGGAGACTGATAACCATCGTGACACAAAGTACCGCCttgattatttttaa
- the LOC129805330 gene encoding potassium voltage-gated channel protein Shaw-like isoform X3, with product MDGENRIILNVGGIRYETYKATLKKIPATRLSRLTEALANYDPVLNEYFFDRHPGVFAQILNYYRTGKLHYPTDVCGPLFEEELEFWGLDSNQVEPCCWSTYSIHRDTQTTLAIIDKLDLDNEKPTEEQIARLFGFEEALARGELNCWQKLKPKIWALFDEPSSSMGAKVKPNNVVACISVFFICTSVIVFCLKTHPGFRVESLPVDFIVANSTTELANTTVAYHEETTTASTMRPASQASFGTTNYGRWKRPSMVKDGWQDTYGQPHLAFFYVELVCNLWFIIELAIRLVVSPNLFQFIKSPVNIIDLAATLSFYTDVVQQMGEQPGLLEAFSIIRILRLFKLTRHSPGLRILIHTFKASAKELTLLVFFLVLGIVVFASLVYYAEKLQDNPDNQFKSIPLGLWWAIVTMTTVGYGDIVPKTYVGMFVGALCALAGVLTIALPVPVIVSNFSMFYSHTQARSKLPKQRQRVIPVEQPRRKRETEVSTIRHNVNSSLKNSQHPPNAHLNNFKDAFAVISPSVDNKSRPVRKDDSTQETDNHRDTKYRLDYF from the exons ATGGATGGTGAAAATCGCATAATTCTCAATGTGGGTGGTATCAG ATACGAAACGTACAAAGCTACACTGAAGAAAATTCCAGCAACGAGGCTCTCCAGATTGACAGAAGCCCTGGCAAATTATGATCCCGTCCTCAACGAGTATTTTTTCGACCGACATCCGGGCGTTTTTGCACAGATTCTCAATTACTACAG AACTGGAAAACTTCATTATCCGACTGATGTGTGTGGACCACTTTTCGAGGAGGAGCTGGAGTTCTGGGGTCTGGACTCAAATCAGGTGGAACCGTGCTGCTGGTCCACCTACAGCATCCACCGTGACACGCAAACTACTCTGGCGATTATCGACAAGTTGGACTTAGACAACGAAAAACCCACAGAAGAGCAGATAGCTAGGCTGTTTGGCTTCGAGGAGGCGCTGGCACGTGGTGAATTGAACTGCTGGCAGAAGTTGAAACCCAAAATTTGGGCTCTGTTTGATGAACCGTCGAGTTCCATGGGCGCGAAAGTAAAGCCCAATAAT GTTGTGGCATGtatttcggtgtttttcatatGTACATCCGTCATTGTGTTCTGCCTGAAAACACATCCGGGCTTTAGAGTGGAGTCACTTCCTGTGGACTTCATTGTGGCCAATAGCACAACTGAATTGGCCAATACAACTGTGGCATATCATGAAGAAACAACGACTGCATCAACAATGAGACCAGCATCTCAGGCTAGCTTTGGAACAACGAATTATGGACGCTGGAAGAGACCCAGCATGGTGAAAGACGGATGGCAAGATACTTACGGTCAACCCCATTTGGCATTTTTCTATGTGGAGCTGGTGTGCAATCTGTGGTTCATTATTGAATTGGCCATTCGATTGGTG gtTTCGCCAAATCTCTTTCAATTCATCAAATCTCCTGTGAATATTATCGATCTGGCTGCCACACTCAGCTTCTACACGGATGTTGTTCAGCAGATGGGCGAACAACCAGGTCTCCTGGAGGCTTTTTCCATCATCCGAATTCTACGACTCTTCAAACTCACACGGCACTCACCTGGCCTGCGGATCCTTATTCACACCTTTAAGGCCTCTGCCAAGGAGCTCACACTCCTAGTCTTCTTTCTAGTTCTCGGAATCGTGGTGTTTGCTAGTCTTGTCTACTACGCTGAGAAATTGCAA GATAATCCGGATAATCAATTCAAGAGCATTCCTCTCGGTCTATGGTGGGCCATAGTGACCATGACCACTGTGGGCTATGGTGATATTGTACCCAAGACGTACGTGGGAATGTTTGTGGGTGCTCTATGTGCTCTGGCCGGTGTATTGACCATAGCTCTTCCCGTTCCCGTCATTGTTAGCAATTTCTCCATGTTCTACTCTCATACTCAG GCACGATCTAAATTGCCAAAGCAGCGTCAGCGCGTTATTCCTGTGGAACAACCCAGGCGCAAGAGGGAGACTGAAGTTTCAACGATACGACACAATGTCAACAGTAGTCTGAAGAACAGTCAACATCCGCCGAATGCCCACCTcaacaatttcaaagatgccttTG CAGTAATTTCACCCTCTGTCGATAACAAGTCTCGCCCGGTGAGAAAGGATGATTCCACCCAGGAGACTGATAACCATCGTGACACAAAGTACCGCCttgattatttttaa